The following nucleotide sequence is from Microbacterium imperiale.
ACAGCCATAGCCACAGCCACACCGGTCGGTAGGGTCGGCACATGCGACCGGTGACCCTGCGAACCGCCCGGCTCGAGCTGTCGATCCCGACGACCGCCGACGTCGATGCCATCACCGCCGCAGCCCAGGACCCGGAGGTCCCGCGGTGGACGACCGTGCCCTCGCCGTACCACCGGTCTCACGCCGAGGAGTTCGTCGCGAAGGCGGCGACCTGGTGGGACGAGCAGAGCGAGCTGACGTGGGGCATCCGCGTGAACGGCGCGTGGGTCGGCATGATCGGGCTGCACGGCACGACGCCGGGCGGGGCGGCCGAGATCGGGTTCTGGATGAGCGCTCCCACGCGCGGTCACGGGTACCTGACCGAGGCGGCGCGCGCGGTGATCGACTTCGGTTTCGCCGATCCGCTGTCGCTCGCGCGCATCCAGTGGCGCGCGATCGTCGGCAACGTCGCGTCGGCGCGCACCGCGCGAAGCCTGGGCTTCCACTACGAGGGTCTGCTCCGCCAGGGGCTGTCGGATCCGCGGGGCCGCCACGACGGGTGGATCGCCGCGCTCCTTCCCACCGACGACCGCGCCCCGCAGCCGTGGCCGGTCCTCGGCGACGACGCAAGCCGGGTGCCGCGCGGGGGTGGTGCGTGACAGGATGACGCCATGCCCGAGATGCCGGAAGTGCAGGGACTCGTCGACTACCTCGGCGAGCGCCTCGCCGGGCGCCGCGTCACGAAGGCGCGGATCAGCGCGATCTCGGCATTGAAGACCTACGATCCGCCGATCGAGTCGCTCGAAGGCACGACGGTCGTCGCGACCTCTCGTCATGGCAAGTTCGTCGACCTGTCCACCGATGCCGGAACGCACCTCGTGTTCCACCTCGCGAAGGCGGGCTG
It contains:
- a CDS encoding GNAT family N-acetyltransferase, with the translated sequence MRPVTLRTARLELSIPTTADVDAITAAAQDPEVPRWTTVPSPYHRSHAEEFVAKAATWWDEQSELTWGIRVNGAWVGMIGLHGTTPGGAAEIGFWMSAPTRGHGYLTEAARAVIDFGFADPLSLARIQWRAIVGNVASARTARSLGFHYEGLLRQGLSDPRGRHDGWIAALLPTDDRAPQPWPVLGDDASRVPRGGGA